A genome region from Ctenopharyngodon idella isolate HZGC_01 chromosome 5, HZGC01, whole genome shotgun sequence includes the following:
- the LOC127513046 gene encoding kelch-like protein 20 — protein MRILDEQGRTVTDLMKTSGQRSPQGNRLPFSPHITCVHSSKIPPEKQLVDTMFIVGGWTPTAASCAVERFDPFYNEWRTMAPMLKRCGDVAVCSLGGLIFTVGGRNDITSLSSVEKYDPKTNLWSSEVTSLSSPRSGVCVVEMDGFMYALGGFDGTVCTNIVERYDPVLNTWTKMAPMLQHRSGAAAAVLDGFLYVMGGTDGDIPLNSVERFNPLEGTWRPCPPMRSARENPGCAVYLRRIYVAGGRDELLLELSTAEKFDPDNLKWTPVKHMRHKRFKVSLAVFDGTLQAVGGSDGISTLTSVEAYNPDSNTWRHFGCMKTKHAGAGVVLLKRHIKDLL, from the exons ATGAGGATACTTGATGAACAAGG ACGGACAGTCACTGACCTCATGAAGACATCGGGTCAGAGAAGCCCACAGGGGAACCGTCTTCCTTTCAGCCCACACATTACCTGCGTCCATTCATCCAAAATCCCTCCTGAAAAGCAGCTTGTGGACACAATGTTCATTG ttggtGGTTGGACCCCAACAGCTGCGTCATGTGCTGTGGAACGATTTGATCCTTTCTATAATGAATGGAGAACAATGGCACCAATGCTGAAGCGTTGTGGAGATGTAGCTGTCTGCTCATTGGGTGGATTGATCTTTACTGTAGGTGGACGTAATGACATCACCAGTCTGAGCAGTGTGGAGAA GTATGACCCGAAAACGAATCTGTGGAGCAGTGAGGTGACATCCCTCAGCAGCCCCCgcagtggtgtgtgtgtggtggagATGGATGGGTTCATGTACGCCCTGGGGGGATTTGATGGAACAGTCTGTACCAACATCGTAGAGAG gtATGATCCTGTGCTGAACACTTGGACCAAAATGGCTCCAATGCTCCAGCATCGCTCTGGGGCGGCTGCGGCAGTACTGGATGGGTTCTTATATGTCATGGGAGGAACTGATGGAGACATTCCATTGAATTCAG TTGAGCGCTTTAACCCACTGGAAGGAACATGGCGTCCATGTCCTCCTATGCGCTCTGCCAGAGAGAATCCAGGCTGTGCGGTGTACTTACGACGGATCTATGTGGCGGGCGGCAGAGATGAACTACTTTTGGAGCTCAGCACGGCAGAGAAGTTTGACCCTGACAACCTCAAGTGGACCCCGGTCAAACACATGAGACACAAGCGGTTTAAA GTTTCACTGGCAGTGTTTGACGGGACGCTGCAGGCAGTCGGAGGCTCAGATGGGATATCAACTCTTACATCAGTTGAGGCTTATAATCCTGACTCAAACACTTGGAG ACACTTCGGATGTATGAAGACTAAGCACGCAGGGGCTGGGGTTGTCTTGCTAAAAAGACACATTAAGGACTTGCTCTAA